Proteins encoded within one genomic window of Cytophagales bacterium:
- a CDS encoding methionine aminotransferase, giving the protein MIVNSKLPDVGTSIFSVMSRMAADHEAINLSQGFPDFPVHPELIDRAHHYMQKGLNQYAPGNGVPRLKKAISEMTNRLYGVTPDPEDEITITTGATEGLFATITALVERGDEVILFDPAYDSYDPAIRLCGGVPVHLNLEYPSFGIPWADLADAINVKTKAIIINNPHNPTGSILKKEDLIELGRIAAEKDLIVISDEVYHNMVFDDIRHTSALQIEDLKDRSVAVFSFGKTFHATGWKSGYTIASEAITQEIRRVRQFVTFTVNTPIQFALADFIEDPAHYENLAGFFEEKRDVFVNAVKASRFKAITSSGTYFQLLEYSEINDLGDRDMCEQMTKENGLASIPVSVFNHDGHDNQLLRFCFAKDDSTLLAAAKILNEL; this is encoded by the coding sequence ATGATCGTCAACTCTAAACTGCCGGATGTAGGCACTTCGATCTTTTCGGTAATGTCTCGCATGGCGGCAGATCATGAAGCCATTAATCTGTCGCAGGGTTTCCCTGACTTTCCAGTACACCCTGAATTGATTGACCGGGCGCATCATTACATGCAGAAAGGGCTCAATCAATATGCGCCGGGCAACGGAGTGCCAAGGTTGAAAAAGGCCATTTCGGAAATGACGAATCGCCTATATGGCGTGACTCCTGATCCCGAAGATGAGATCACTATCACAACCGGGGCTACAGAAGGTTTATTTGCGACCATTACGGCATTGGTGGAGCGTGGAGATGAAGTGATCCTTTTCGATCCTGCTTACGATAGTTATGATCCTGCTATTCGCTTATGCGGTGGTGTTCCAGTTCATTTGAACCTGGAGTATCCATCTTTCGGAATTCCCTGGGCCGATCTTGCGGATGCCATCAATGTCAAGACCAAAGCCATCATCATCAATAATCCCCACAATCCGACTGGGAGTATCCTGAAAAAAGAAGACCTGATTGAATTGGGTAGGATTGCTGCTGAAAAAGACCTGATTGTGATCAGTGATGAGGTTTATCATAACATGGTTTTCGATGACATTCGGCATACAAGTGCTTTACAGATCGAAGACCTGAAAGATCGAAGTGTAGCTGTTTTTTCCTTCGGAAAGACCTTTCATGCTACGGGTTGGAAAAGTGGTTATACCATCGCTTCCGAAGCGATCACACAAGAAATTAGAAGAGTACGGCAGTTTGTGACCTTTACGGTGAATACGCCGATTCAATTTGCTCTGGCAGATTTCATTGAAGATCCAGCGCACTATGAAAACCTGGCGGGCTTTTTTGAAGAAAAACGTGATGTTTTCGTGAATGCGGTGAAAGCCAGCCGATTCAAAGCCATTACAAGCTCGGGGACCTATTTTCAGTTGCTTGAATATTCCGAAATCAACGATTTGGGTGATAGGGACATGTGTGAGCAGATGACCAAAGAGAATGGTCTGGCTTCTATTCCCGTGTCCGTCTTCAATCACGATGGACATGACAATCAGTTGTTACGGTTCTGCTTTGCCAAGGATGACAGTACCCTATTGGCCGCAGCCAAAATCCTGAATGAACTATGA
- the def gene encoding peptide deformylase: MIYPIVLYGDPVLKQKAKDIPEDFNVKEFVEDMFETMYAAGGVGLAAPQIGKSIRVFVIDSTPMEEEEEGDGKGLKKAFINPEIVEEDGEEWAFEEGCLSIPGIREDVSRQETVTINYLDEDLVEHEETFTDIQARIIQHEYDHIEGKLFTEYLSPLKKRLLKGRLANISKGKVDADYRVRIPK, encoded by the coding sequence ATGATTTACCCGATCGTATTATACGGTGACCCGGTGTTGAAGCAGAAAGCCAAAGACATTCCCGAGGATTTCAATGTAAAGGAGTTTGTTGAGGACATGTTCGAAACCATGTACGCTGCTGGTGGCGTGGGATTGGCAGCTCCCCAGATTGGGAAGAGCATCCGGGTGTTTGTGATTGACAGCACGCCGATGGAGGAAGAGGAAGAAGGCGATGGCAAAGGTTTGAAGAAAGCATTCATCAATCCGGAGATCGTGGAAGAAGATGGCGAAGAATGGGCGTTCGAAGAAGGCTGTCTGAGCATTCCGGGCATCCGGGAAGATGTCTCCAGACAGGAGACAGTGACTATCAACTACCTCGATGAAGATCTGGTAGAGCATGAAGAAACCTTTACCGACATTCAGGCGCGAATTATCCAGCACGAATACGACCACATCGAGGGTAAACTCTTTACCGAATACCTGTCTCCACTGAAGAAACGCCTGCTGAAAGGCCGTCTGGCCAATATCAGTAAAGGAAAAGTAGATGCAGACTATCGTGTGCGAATACCCAAATGA
- the ruvX gene encoding Holliday junction resolvase RuvX, translating into MPRILAIDYGAKRTGLAVTDPLQIIASPLEGVHTHDLEVYLNKYLEQEEVEKVVLGYPLDDDDQPTNNTPLVEAFANRFRKLFPKVPLVLQDEWSTSKMAVQSMIAAGTKKKQRREKLNVDQVSATLILKAYLENSI; encoded by the coding sequence ATGCCACGCATACTCGCCATTGATTACGGTGCTAAACGAACCGGTTTAGCAGTGACTGATCCTCTGCAGATCATTGCTTCCCCCTTGGAAGGCGTGCACACGCATGACTTGGAAGTCTACCTCAATAAGTACCTCGAACAAGAAGAAGTGGAAAAAGTAGTGCTGGGTTATCCTTTGGATGATGATGACCAGCCGACCAACAATACCCCGCTGGTAGAAGCCTTCGCCAATAGGTTCCGAAAATTATTCCCCAAAGTCCCGTTAGTTTTGCAGGACGAATGGTCCACTTCCAAGATGGCGGTGCAAAGCATGATTGCCGCTGGCACAAAGAAAAAGCAGCGTCGAGAGAAATTGAATGTGGATCAGGTCAGCGCGACCTTAATTTTGAAAGCGTATTTAGAAAATAGCATATGA
- a CDS encoding acyloxyacyl hydrolase: MSALRNSLLFLTCFFLLGWSTVWAQKNAAGSKKFSSWYVEPEVMAGFNVKNWSRFPDYTVRTGYQVSIGKVHQDTSVHWHGYYRFPNLGISLMYSDPGSPVLGDEISVVPYFMVNLSREKARSFYLKVGMGGSYVTNSFDSLQNPGNEIVGAPWNWQFQLFMYRTLWLSNKWHVRIGGGYVHTSNSHTELPNFGLNSGMFTLAFQRNQHELVDARKSGWAFRPDRRQQYFWQVIPGLGFHELGGTRRPIDTPNKLIASLAIETGIIFKQHFKVKTGFTYRYYDSFRDDIINRELAQYEDQPIWNASHLYWTLGMEYLLGHFSFEIQSGITIHKPYFDLWYFETAGTNKVDKFRNKFFPNRIGGNVYLLNTNKNPPQNVFFGVHVNANWGTADFHGFTLGYVRRWSSTASD; the protein is encoded by the coding sequence ATGAGCGCGTTGAGAAATTCATTGCTTTTCCTTACTTGTTTTTTCCTGCTTGGGTGGAGTACTGTCTGGGCTCAAAAGAACGCTGCAGGTTCCAAAAAATTCAGTTCCTGGTATGTAGAACCAGAGGTCATGGCGGGGTTCAATGTGAAGAACTGGTCCAGGTTTCCTGATTATACGGTCCGAACAGGCTATCAGGTTTCCATCGGAAAAGTCCATCAGGACACAAGTGTGCACTGGCATGGATACTACCGTTTCCCTAATCTTGGTATCTCATTGATGTATTCGGACCCGGGGAGTCCGGTGCTGGGTGACGAAATCAGTGTGGTCCCTTACTTCATGGTCAATTTGAGCCGGGAGAAAGCCAGGTCTTTCTACCTCAAGGTTGGAATGGGCGGAAGCTACGTGACCAATTCCTTTGATTCATTACAAAACCCGGGTAACGAAATTGTTGGTGCACCCTGGAACTGGCAATTCCAACTGTTCATGTACCGGACCCTCTGGCTGTCCAATAAATGGCATGTAAGAATTGGTGGGGGTTATGTCCATACTTCTAACAGCCACACGGAACTTCCAAATTTCGGACTGAATTCTGGGATGTTCACACTCGCTTTTCAGCGTAATCAACATGAATTGGTAGATGCGCGTAAATCAGGTTGGGCTTTTCGACCCGATCGAAGACAACAATACTTCTGGCAGGTCATTCCGGGGTTAGGATTCCATGAATTAGGAGGAACCCGAAGACCAATCGATACCCCAAATAAATTGATTGCTTCGCTCGCCATAGAAACGGGCATCATCTTCAAGCAGCATTTCAAAGTAAAAACCGGATTTACTTATCGCTATTATGATTCGTTCAGGGATGATATCATTAACAGAGAACTCGCTCAATACGAAGACCAACCTATATGGAATGCTTCTCATCTTTACTGGACATTAGGAATGGAATATCTACTTGGGCATTTCAGTTTTGAGATACAGAGTGGCATCACGATCCATAAACCTTATTTCGATCTGTGGTACTTCGAAACAGCTGGCACGAACAAGGTCGATAAATTCAGAAACAAGTTCTTTCCCAATAGAATTGGGGGGAATGTCTATTTATTGAACACAAACAAGAACCCTCCACAGAATGTCTTTTTCGGAGTGCACGTCAATGCGAATTGGGGCACTGCTGACTTTCATGGGTTTACGCTGGGGTATGTGCGGAGGTGGTCTTCGACAGCCTCAGACTGA
- a CDS encoding HAD-IIA family hydrolase, with translation MEIDRFEEIAKGYKVIFFDAYGVLKNSTGSIEGVDRTFAWLEENNKPFYILTNDASRSPELLMKSYHERGHYNIKESQIISSGMLSRQYLGYKVTGGKVVYVGPPSSAFFIESKGLEALHISDVDLKDIEDITAVAMMDDEGFDWQVDINKLVNLLRFHNVPVIVANTDLGFPVSGNEISIAIGGLAEMIQNLVGKHFIKFGKPDAQMFNFAFAHFEEDGVEAGRNEVLMVGDTLTTDIIGGNKYGLDTALVLTGNTIKEEAPTLISSTGIRPTYILESAGIF, from the coding sequence ATGGAAATTGATCGTTTTGAAGAAATCGCTAAGGGGTATAAAGTCATTTTCTTTGATGCCTATGGCGTTTTGAAGAACTCAACTGGTTCAATAGAGGGCGTAGACCGGACCTTTGCCTGGCTAGAGGAAAACAACAAACCTTTTTATATCCTGACCAATGATGCCTCCCGAAGCCCGGAACTATTGATGAAATCCTATCATGAAAGAGGGCATTACAACATCAAAGAATCACAGATCATTTCTTCCGGGATGCTATCAAGGCAATACCTGGGCTACAAAGTAACAGGAGGCAAAGTCGTTTACGTCGGACCTCCTAGCTCTGCGTTCTTCATTGAGTCCAAAGGGTTAGAAGCCCTGCACATCAGTGATGTAGACCTCAAGGATATTGAAGACATCACTGCCGTGGCCATGATGGACGATGAAGGTTTCGACTGGCAGGTGGACATCAATAAGTTGGTGAACTTGCTAAGATTTCATAATGTCCCGGTGATAGTCGCCAATACGGACCTGGGATTTCCTGTTTCAGGCAACGAAATCTCCATTGCCATTGGAGGTCTTGCAGAAATGATCCAAAACCTCGTGGGAAAGCACTTCATCAAGTTCGGGAAACCTGATGCCCAAATGTTCAATTTTGCTTTTGCACATTTTGAAGAAGATGGTGTCGAGGCAGGGAGAAATGAAGTCCTGATGGTGGGCGATACTTTAACCACAGACATCATCGGAGGCAACAAGTACGGTTTGGATACAGCTTTGGTGCTAACAGGTAATACGATCAAGGAAGAGGCGCCTACGTTGATCAGCTCCACAGGAATCCGACCGACCTATATTCTTGAGTCGGCCGGAATTTTTTAA
- a CDS encoding FtsX-like permease family protein, with protein MELIPLISLGLLLGLFFAALRQKQFALASMWFIFSLSQATFLPSPVLSQWMLLVLPIGFRFYLLQFFQKPLKWPRELINVLPFLLLVIASFLVTGYQILILKFAFTWETWRSLRLLTSTYRQKGISTFGNGSKINWINALTFFQLVLLAFFWLEVPLAFLTVLVLVFVLISSWHFAKESSFESFAATTKYAKSTLLTPDKARLLDTLEIELKSGTYFLQPDASLKGLAKLLGTSSHNLSQLLNESKGVSFFELQASVRVREAKKMLQDPQMQHLKIEEIANQVGYASKSSFNTTFKKITGNTPSEYRDSDVRFDKVERSPDVFEPGIQGHKDTFELLKHASIMLTGFFKIYYRNLLRNKAFSFINLFGLVLGFTSILLVWVYLRFELSYDQFHKDADNTYRVAILNSSPQTRTPHPLAQAMVDEFSQVEAAVSLSPIYGPGLTLQDNFIRNPREDEWIKQPGGFYADSTFFDVFDFKLTVGNPKEALSGVGHVVISESLAQKFYGDENPLGKAIEAGTSGFKGVINGVFEDPPANSHFHPQFLVSYMTIKSMNPDDFWFKWDDSGHFNYVKLQEGANPKVIEAAFPDLYLKYDLINQDIYERWKEGGTYLGLQPMTSIHLNSDIRWELEQNSNMTYIYILLGAIVFIVVITCINFVNLSTARVVERGKEIGIRKTLGARQLAVSSQFTMESVFSCLLASILSFLLALLLFEEFSALAGRDIPLTYLTDPTLIFTFWGLVLLVGLITGIYPAISVTRIKSSEILKGKLANQSSGLFLRRSLVAIQFCVSAMLIFGSLVIFSQIDFLENKALGFDADELIVVKIHTEQVEDQLEAVKQQMRTIPGVIGAGGVSSLPGSQFNRNSLFTEDQPDNRVSCSELRVDYDALPLLGVLLKEGRYFEPSRGTDSLGTSYLINEAALTQFQVDNIFEKTVLWDEEAGMSRGKVVGVIEDFHYKSLHEPIRPLAIKINPDALNYLLIKVEAGTSIPQVLAAIEDVYLDFETQFTFEYQFLDQSLENVYQSDRQAFAVFNLFTTIALILSVLGLSGLAYLLISQKTKEIGIRKVMGAKLTDILWYESRTFLIGSVISLVVGLPLAYFLMNFWLENFAYQISIGLFPFGLTILIVLILVVLCVALSVIRTSLRNPSQALRYE; from the coding sequence ATGGAACTCATACCCCTAATATCGCTAGGATTATTGCTGGGCTTATTTTTTGCCGCACTTCGGCAAAAGCAATTTGCGCTGGCGAGTATGTGGTTCATTTTCAGCCTAAGCCAGGCCACTTTTCTTCCATCACCGGTTCTGTCTCAATGGATGTTGCTGGTCCTTCCAATTGGCTTCCGGTTCTATCTCCTTCAGTTTTTTCAAAAACCCCTCAAATGGCCCAGAGAACTGATCAATGTGTTGCCTTTTCTATTGTTGGTTATCGCATCATTTTTGGTTACGGGATATCAAATACTTATCCTGAAATTTGCATTTACCTGGGAAACATGGAGATCGCTTCGGTTATTGACAAGCACCTATCGCCAGAAGGGCATTTCGACATTTGGAAATGGCTCGAAAATCAACTGGATCAATGCCTTAACGTTCTTTCAATTGGTGTTGCTGGCTTTCTTCTGGTTAGAAGTACCGCTAGCATTTCTTACCGTCCTGGTCCTTGTCTTTGTTCTGATCAGTAGCTGGCACTTTGCCAAAGAGTCTTCCTTTGAATCCTTTGCTGCTACTACCAAATATGCCAAGTCTACACTACTCACTCCCGATAAAGCACGGTTATTGGATACCCTGGAAATCGAATTAAAATCCGGCACTTATTTCTTGCAACCCGATGCGTCGCTCAAAGGATTGGCTAAGCTTTTGGGAACTTCTAGCCACAACCTGAGCCAGCTACTCAATGAATCCAAAGGGGTCAGTTTTTTCGAACTACAAGCCTCTGTTCGAGTGCGGGAGGCTAAAAAAATGTTGCAAGACCCCCAGATGCAGCATCTGAAAATCGAGGAAATTGCCAATCAGGTGGGGTATGCCTCCAAGTCGTCATTCAACACCACCTTCAAGAAAATAACGGGCAATACTCCCTCCGAATATCGGGATTCAGACGTTCGATTTGATAAGGTCGAACGTTCACCTGATGTCTTCGAACCTGGAATTCAGGGCCATAAGGATACTTTCGAGTTATTAAAACACGCAAGTATCATGCTCACAGGATTTTTTAAGATTTACTATCGAAACTTACTTCGAAACAAAGCTTTTAGCTTCATCAACTTATTTGGATTAGTGCTGGGATTCACCAGCATCCTTCTGGTTTGGGTTTACCTCCGCTTCGAACTTTCATATGATCAGTTTCACAAAGACGCGGACAATACTTATCGCGTGGCGATCCTCAATAGTAGTCCGCAAACCCGGACGCCTCATCCGCTGGCACAGGCCATGGTAGATGAATTCAGCCAGGTGGAAGCGGCCGTCAGTCTTTCGCCGATTTATGGCCCGGGATTGACGTTACAGGATAATTTTATTCGCAATCCCAGAGAGGATGAATGGATCAAGCAACCGGGAGGCTTTTATGCAGACAGTACCTTCTTTGATGTGTTTGATTTCAAATTGACTGTGGGCAACCCCAAAGAAGCACTCAGTGGTGTAGGTCATGTTGTGATCAGCGAAAGTCTGGCCCAAAAGTTTTACGGTGATGAAAACCCGTTGGGCAAAGCAATCGAAGCGGGTACCAGTGGATTCAAAGGGGTGATCAATGGTGTTTTTGAGGATCCGCCTGCCAATTCACATTTCCATCCACAATTTCTGGTTTCTTACATGACCATCAAGTCCATGAACCCGGATGATTTCTGGTTCAAGTGGGACGATTCGGGCCATTTCAATTATGTGAAACTCCAGGAAGGGGCAAACCCCAAGGTAATAGAAGCAGCCTTCCCTGATCTGTATTTGAAATATGACCTGATCAATCAAGACATTTACGAACGATGGAAAGAAGGAGGAACCTATCTTGGGTTGCAGCCCATGACTTCCATTCATTTGAATTCGGATATCCGATGGGAGCTGGAGCAAAACAGCAACATGACCTACATCTATATCCTGCTAGGAGCAATTGTTTTCATTGTTGTGATCACCTGTATCAATTTCGTCAACCTCAGTACGGCACGTGTGGTGGAGCGCGGTAAAGAAATTGGTATTCGAAAGACTCTGGGCGCGCGACAGCTTGCGGTTTCTTCTCAATTTACCATGGAGTCTGTTTTCTCCTGTCTGTTGGCATCCATCCTGTCCTTTTTGTTGGCCCTTTTGCTTTTCGAAGAGTTTTCTGCATTGGCAGGACGCGACATTCCTTTGACTTATCTCACCGATCCCACGCTGATCTTCACATTTTGGGGATTGGTACTGCTTGTAGGATTAATTACAGGAATTTATCCTGCAATTTCTGTCACTCGAATCAAGTCCAGTGAAATTCTCAAAGGCAAGCTGGCCAATCAATCCAGTGGCTTGTTTTTGAGAAGAAGCCTGGTGGCCATTCAATTTTGTGTGTCTGCCATGCTGATTTTCGGGAGTCTGGTCATCTTCAGTCAAATCGATTTCCTGGAAAACAAAGCCCTCGGTTTTGATGCAGATGAGCTAATTGTCGTTAAAATTCACACCGAGCAAGTCGAAGACCAACTGGAGGCGGTGAAACAGCAAATGCGCACCATTCCGGGAGTAATTGGTGCTGGAGGTGTATCAAGTTTGCCAGGCAGTCAGTTCAATCGCAACAGCCTTTTTACCGAAGATCAGCCTGATAATCGTGTTTCATGCTCTGAACTTCGTGTGGATTACGATGCTTTGCCATTGCTAGGTGTCCTATTGAAGGAAGGGCGTTACTTTGAGCCATCCAGAGGAACAGATTCACTTGGCACTAGTTATCTGATCAATGAGGCTGCATTGACCCAATTTCAGGTGGACAATATTTTCGAAAAGACAGTGCTTTGGGATGAAGAGGCAGGCATGAGTCGGGGTAAAGTAGTCGGGGTGATTGAAGACTTTCATTACAAATCCCTGCACGAACCAATTCGACCTTTGGCCATTAAAATCAATCCCGATGCACTTAATTACTTGCTGATCAAAGTGGAAGCCGGGACGTCCATTCCACAAGTATTAGCGGCTATCGAAGACGTTTATCTGGATTTTGAAACGCAATTCACATTCGAATATCAATTTTTAGATCAGTCGCTGGAAAATGTCTATCAGTCCGACCGTCAGGCATTTGCCGTTTTCAACCTGTTTACCACGATCGCACTGATTCTTTCGGTTTTAGGTTTGTCCGGACTGGCATATTTACTGATCAGTCAAAAGACGAAAGAGATTGGCATCAGAAAAGTAATGGGAGCGAAACTGACAGATATCCTGTGGTACGAGAGCCGCACGTTCCTTATTGGATCGGTGATCTCGCTTGTGGTCGGGTTGCCACTGGCCTACTTCCTGATGAATTTCTGGCTGGAAAATTTTGCTTATCAGATTTCCATCGGGTTGTTTCCGTTTGGGTTGACCATTCTGATCGTTCTGATACTGGTGGTGCTTTGTGTGGCCCTTTCCGTGATCCGTACCTCGCTAAGAAATCCCAGTCAGGCCTTGCGGTATGAGTAA